Within Oligoflexus sp., the genomic segment CGCACGACTGGCCAGCTGCCGCGTGGCCGGCACGGAGCGTTCCACGATCGGAGCAATCTCTTCAAAGGAAAGACCGAAAAGATCATGCAGAACAAAGGCCAGTCGCTCAGCCGGATTCAAAGTATCAAGCACCACCAGCAGGGCCGGGCCAACAGAATCCGCCACCAGCGAGGCATCATCGGGAAGGACGCTTCCCAGGTCGGAATCAGGATTCTCGAATGGTGTTTCTCGCCTCGTTCTACGGGAGCGCAGGACATCGAGGCAGACCCGCGCAATCACTGTTGTCAGCCATCCGCTCAGGTTTTCAATCTGCTCCGCATCGGAGCGACTCAACCTGAGCCATGTCTCCTGAACGGCATCATCCGCTTCCTCGGAAGTTCCGAGCATGCGGTACGCTACAGCTTTCAGATGAGCCCTGTTATCCTGAAAGCTCTTGGCCAGCCATTCGCTTTTGTCCATAGTGTTGTTCCTTCCATACTCGACCTTAGGCCCCAGAAGGGCGTTCAATGTCCTGACGCGGCAGCTCCCAGGAATGTGACAACCCTCGGGGAATTTATTCTAACACACCGAAAAGACCGGGAAGTTTAAAAAAATTTCCCAGCCATGCAGGTGATTACCGAAAGCAAGAATCAGGCAGGATTCTTAAAAACCATCAGCACACCTCCTTTCCCAAAACATTACCGATTTGTCTTTGGCAAGCAGTTCAAGGCCTTGCCGCAGGGCCAAAACATCCGGCGCATGAGCGCGATAAGAAGAGAGCAAACGGTTTTTAAGTACTGCGTTTTTCGCAATTTCGTCGCAAGCTTGCGAGGGTCATATGATCAAGAATCCGACGTTTCCAACTGTAGCGGCGCATAAAACCAATCAGCAAGCTGGCCATCAACTCGATACGAAGCCGCGCATCCTGATCGTGGATGATGACGAGGGCATCGTCGCGGTTCTGCGGGATGGCTTCGAGGCTGACGGCTGGACGGTTTGCGTGGCACCGGATGGCGCCCAAGCCCTAGTGATGATGTCTTTTGAAAAATTCGATGCGGTGATGTCCGATCTTCACATGCCGAAGATGAATGGTCTGGAGCTGCTCTACAAGATCAAGACCAAGGAAAACAATCGCTCGGCAAAATTCTGTCTCCTGTCCGGCTGCCTCAATCAGGAGGATTTGAAAAAAGCCACCAGCCTGGGCGTCGCGCATGTGGTCGTCAAACCCTTTGCGATCAAATCGGTCACGAGGAAGGTCCGCGAGGTCTGCGTCCTGAATGAACCGAAAGCCAAGGTATCCTATGACACGAGCCTCATTCGCAGCATCATCAACGCAGCCGAGGAAGTCTGCAACTTCTATCTTGGTGAATCCGTTCAGTTTGGAAAGCCTTATATCAAAACGGATAGCAGCGGCTCAGGCTGCCTGACGGCCGTGATTTCCCTGGCGCGTCGTGAAGCTCTGGGTTCCGTGGCTTTTTCCTGCGATGGCCTTTTTTTCCGGCATCTGGCCACTAAACTTTTCGGTGAGAATATCGCCGGGGTCAAATCGGAAATGATTCGTGATATGGGCGGTGAAATCTGCAACCAGATCACGGGGAAGATTAAAATCAACCTTTCCCGGAACAGCTACCACATCCAGATCGGACTTCCCCAGGTCATCATGGGCAAGGGGCACAGCATCGAGCATCTTGTGGACAGCCCCATCCTGAGAATACCCATGACCTGCAAAGGCTGCGAGCTCGCGATTGAGTTCGCGATGAGCGGCAACCTGAGGGAAGCGGAAGAGAATCACGAGGGCGACGACAGCCCATCCATGGGCCATGACGTTATGATGTTTGATTCATGAAGGGTTTTCCATCATACTCGCTTCGAGGCACGCTTACGATCAGTCAGCGTGCCACCTGTGCACTCATGCACGCGAGCGAGGAACTATGCTGCGGTCCGTACTTAAAAGTCTGCGGGGTAGCGATTGGTCTTTGGCTTTGGATTTTCTCTCGCCATCATTTTTTGAGGTCGTGCCCACGCTCGGGATGACCCGCCTTATCACAACCCTGACTAAAAATTCCATGAATAGGGAGCTGTATGAAAGTACGGCGGGCACATGGCTTCCGATCCAAAGGGGCCTGCAAGACTCCCAGGAACCGCCCGGGCAGCTGGTTTTAAAGCTCTATTTTGCCGCTTTTTTAGGTCCGCGGCCCTGCTTTCTCGATCTCAGAGCGGAGCGCTTCCAGACGGGCAGCTGGAACCCTCAGCCTTGGATATTCGCCTTCTCTGATGACTTCACAAGCGCGATGCGTAGGGTGTATCAGGGGTTTTACGAGAACGAGCCCCAGCTTTTCCAAGACGGCCTCAAGGCTCTCGATCTGCAGCACAGTGAAGAGCTGTTCCTGGACCTCTTCGGTCGTGTTCAGGATGGGACCATGGTGTTTCGCCTGCAGGACTTTCGGGACTCATTTCACAGGATCTTTGTCTCCTGCAAAGAGAACAAAACCTCGCTTCATCCGGAATTTTTGCCCCTGGGCCTTTTGCTGTTCAGCCTTTATGAACACGCTGAGCACCTGGGTCTTCCTCTTTCACCCGCCGAGGCCTGGCGGTCGGTGCGGCTGTATTTTTCCAAAAGCAAAGGAGAGTCGGCGTGAAGGTGGTCATCGTGGGGGCTTCAGGATTCGTGGGGCGGGCGC encodes:
- a CDS encoding sigma-70 family RNA polymerase sigma factor, with the protein product MDKSEWLAKSFQDNRAHLKAVAYRMLGTSEEADDAVQETWLRLSRSDAEQIENLSGWLTTVIARVCLDVLRSRRTRRETPFENPDSDLGSVLPDDASLVADSVGPALLVVLDTLNPAERLAFVLHDLFGLSFEEIAPIVERSVPATRQLASRARRRVRGMRSTALEDCPRQREVVTAFLAASREGRFEDLLNLLAPDIILRADAAAIKITSANQHRGAPAFESEMRDPKTIARTFQGKAAGALLAFIDGFEGATWIQGSKPRVAFAFAIRDGLITEIDVVMDPVQLAKTEIEVI
- a CDS encoding response regulator; the encoded protein is MIKNPTFPTVAAHKTNQQAGHQLDTKPRILIVDDDEGIVAVLRDGFEADGWTVCVAPDGAQALVMMSFEKFDAVMSDLHMPKMNGLELLYKIKTKENNRSAKFCLLSGCLNQEDLKKATSLGVAHVVVKPFAIKSVTRKVREVCVLNEPKAKVSYDTSLIRSIINAAEEVCNFYLGESVQFGKPYIKTDSSGSGCLTAVISLARREALGSVAFSCDGLFFRHLATKLFGENIAGVKSEMIRDMGGEICNQITGKIKINLSRNSYHIQIGLPQVIMGKGHSIEHLVDSPILRIPMTCKGCELAIEFAMSGNLREAEENHEGDDSPSMGHDVMMFDS